A section of the Hippea sp. KM1 genome encodes:
- the gyrA gene encoding DNA gyrase subunit A has product MKDLFSDKNIFPVDIKDTMQQSYLDYSMSVIVGRAIPDARDGLKPVHRRILYAMKELNLEHNKPYKKSARVVGDVIGKYHPHGDMAVYDALVRMSQDFSMRYPLIDGQGNFGSLDGDSPAAMRYTEVRLSKIAEEMLKDLDKNSVDFVPNYDDSLQEPSVLPTFIPNLLMNGTDGIAVGFATKIPPNNLGEIIDACLAYLDSDGDISTDEILNYIKGPDFPTGGICFDTKSIKEAYKKGIGKITLRAKVKEEKIKNRQALVVYEIPYQVNKALLLQSIAQLVKDKKIEGIADLRDESNKEGVRIVIEIKKDEQPKVILNKLFKYTNLQTTFGVNMMALVDNTPRLLNIKDAIGVFVEHRIEVVKRRTSFLLSKAKDRAHILEGLLITLDNIDEVVAIIKSSQSTQEARARLKKRFKLSDKQTQAILDMKLARLVALEKQKLIDEYNQVLKDIEYYEGILRNRSILKGVIKDELVYVKQTYADERKTQILDGVVDIGVEDVIKDEQLIITFSKKGYVKAVPLDVYSTQNRGGKGRMAATFSDNDYITDIFLTNSLNTLLCFTNLGRVYSIKAYNIPRQSPSAKGRPIVNILNLQPQEFVKTIVPISKADSLFFATAAGTVKRSSFEHFENIPSNGKMAIRLNEQDSLVSVFSVAEGDEVIITTRRGMCVRFDANSVRDMGRIAAGVRGINLAEGDSVVSAFNFNKEKHTKLIVVSESGLGKLLRVSDIRKVNRGAKGVRCIKLKENDSVAGSLSLKDTDDVIVVTKNGKMIKMDADSISVFSRAARGVKLINLDEGDSVVSIVVAGSEDEYKT; this is encoded by the coding sequence ATGAAGGATCTGTTTTCCGATAAGAATATTTTTCCTGTTGATATAAAGGATACGATGCAACAATCCTATTTAGATTACTCCATGAGCGTCATAGTGGGCAGGGCTATACCCGATGCAAGGGACGGCCTAAAGCCTGTCCACAGAAGGATACTCTATGCGATGAAGGAGCTCAATTTAGAGCATAACAAGCCGTATAAGAAGAGTGCAAGGGTCGTCGGTGATGTTATAGGTAAATACCACCCACACGGCGATATGGCCGTCTATGATGCGCTTGTCAGGATGAGTCAGGATTTCTCCATGCGCTATCCCTTGATAGACGGTCAGGGTAACTTCGGCTCCTTGGACGGTGACAGCCCTGCAGCCATGAGGTATACAGAGGTGAGACTGTCTAAGATTGCAGAGGAGATGTTGAAGGATTTAGATAAAAACAGCGTTGATTTTGTGCCCAATTACGATGATTCACTTCAGGAGCCGTCGGTTTTGCCGACCTTTATACCCAACCTGTTGATGAACGGCACAGACGGTATAGCCGTCGGTTTTGCAACAAAGATCCCACCGAATAACTTGGGTGAGATTATAGATGCATGCCTGGCTTACCTTGATAGCGATGGTGATATATCAACCGATGAGATCTTGAATTATATAAAGGGCCCTGATTTCCCAACAGGGGGTATCTGTTTCGATACAAAATCAATAAAAGAGGCCTATAAAAAGGGTATAGGCAAGATTACGCTCAGGGCGAAGGTAAAAGAGGAGAAGATTAAAAACAGGCAGGCACTTGTGGTCTATGAGATACCCTATCAGGTAAACAAGGCCCTGCTTCTTCAAAGCATTGCCCAGCTGGTTAAGGATAAAAAGATCGAGGGCATAGCCGATTTGAGGGATGAGTCCAATAAGGAAGGCGTCAGGATCGTTATAGAGATAAAGAAGGATGAACAGCCCAAGGTCATACTGAATAAGCTCTTTAAATACACAAACCTACAGACGACATTTGGCGTGAATATGATGGCTTTGGTTGATAACACACCGAGGCTTTTGAATATTAAGGATGCCATTGGCGTCTTTGTTGAGCACAGGATAGAGGTTGTAAAAAGGCGCACCTCGTTTTTACTCTCAAAGGCCAAGGATAGGGCCCATATACTTGAGGGTCTTTTGATAACATTAGACAACATAGACGAGGTTGTAGCTATCATAAAATCCTCCCAATCCACCCAGGAAGCCAGAGCAAGGCTGAAGAAGAGGTTTAAGCTAAGCGATAAGCAGACCCAGGCCATCTTGGATATGAAGCTTGCACGATTGGTGGCCTTGGAGAAGCAGAAGCTGATCGATGAATACAATCAGGTTTTAAAGGATATAGAGTATTACGAAGGTATCTTGAGAAATAGGTCTATTCTGAAGGGTGTTATAAAGGATGAGCTTGTCTATGTTAAGCAGACCTATGCCGATGAGAGGAAGACGCAGATTTTAGACGGTGTTGTCGATATAGGTGTTGAGGATGTTATAAAGGATGAGCAGTTGATTATAACATTCTCCAAAAAGGGCTATGTAAAGGCCGTGCCTTTGGATGTCTATTCAACCCAGAACAGGGGCGGCAAGGGCAGGATGGCCGCAACATTCTCCGATAACGATTACATAACCGACATCTTTTTAACAAACAGCCTTAATACGCTTCTGTGCTTTACCAACTTAGGCAGGGTCTATTCAATTAAGGCTTACAATATTCCCAGGCAATCACCATCGGCCAAGGGCAGGCCCATTGTAAATATATTGAACCTGCAGCCGCAGGAGTTTGTTAAGACGATCGTTCCTATAAGCAAGGCCGATAGCCTGTTCTTTGCAACAGCGGCAGGAACGGTTAAGCGCTCCTCGTTTGAGCACTTTGAAAACATACCCTCAAACGGCAAAATGGCTATCAGGTTGAATGAGCAGGATTCCCTGGTAAGCGTCTTTAGTGTGGCAGAGGGGGATGAGGTGATTATAACCACCAGGCGTGGCATGTGTGTTAGGTTTGATGCAAATAGCGTAAGGGATATGGGAAGGATAGCAGCCGGTGTCAGGGGTATAAATTTAGCCGAAGGCGATAGTGTTGTAAGCGCCTTTAACTTCAATAAAGAGAAGCACACAAAGCTCATAGTTGTATCGGAGAGTGGACTTGGTAAGCTGTTGAGGGTTTCGGATATAAGGAAGGTTAACAGGGGTGCAAAGGGTGTCAGGTGTATAAAGCTAAAAGAAAACGACAGTGTTGCAGGCAGCTTGTCGCTAAAGGATACAGATGATGTTATTGTTGTAACAAAGAACGGTAAGATGATAAAGATGGATGCAGATTCCATCAGTGTATTCAGCAGGGCGGCAAGAGGGGTTAAGCTTATAAACTTGGATGAGGGCGACAGTGTCGTCAGTATAGTTGTTGCGGGGAGTGAGGATGAATATAAAACTTAA